One Psychrobacillus glaciei genomic region harbors:
- a CDS encoding ATP-binding cassette domain-containing protein: MRVIDCKRLKKRYKRMYALEDITFQLNDQKITGLIGRNGAGKTTLLKILAGFIKESAGEVKVFSNKPFNNLCVSANSILVDDQMSFPDSLTLADILEVGSSFYAKWDSELASRLFNYFNLDSKQKHSKLSKGTQATFNMIFGLATRCQLTMFDEPTNGMDEAVRSDFYRALLKEYIAYPRSILLSSHHLAEMEHLLEDILLIDKGKVVFHKSLDEVKEYAVAIQGPTDLVVKLTDQMEILHTRELDGLQKYIIVKNENSLELGRNGEITIQPVSASEVCMLVTSEQKGGIDDVFK, translated from the coding sequence TTGAGGGTAATTGATTGTAAAAGGTTAAAAAAGCGTTATAAGCGAATGTATGCTCTTGAAGATATAACATTTCAACTAAATGATCAAAAAATAACTGGTTTAATTGGACGCAATGGTGCTGGGAAAACAACTTTACTAAAAATACTAGCTGGATTTATCAAAGAAAGTGCTGGAGAGGTGAAAGTATTTTCTAACAAACCATTCAATAATTTGTGTGTATCAGCCAATAGCATTTTAGTAGACGATCAAATGAGCTTTCCCGATTCATTGACACTGGCAGATATTTTGGAAGTAGGTTCAAGTTTTTATGCTAAATGGGATTCGGAGCTTGCTTCGCGATTATTTAATTATTTTAATTTGGACTCAAAACAGAAGCATTCAAAACTATCCAAAGGAACTCAAGCTACGTTTAATATGATTTTCGGATTAGCGACACGTTGTCAGCTAACGATGTTTGATGAACCTACTAATGGGATGGATGAAGCAGTTCGATCCGATTTTTACCGAGCATTGCTCAAAGAATATATAGCGTATCCTCGCTCTATTCTATTATCTAGTCATCATTTAGCCGAGATGGAGCATTTGCTAGAAGATATTCTACTTATTGATAAAGGAAAGGTAGTATTTCATAAATCCCTAGATGAAGTGAAGGAGTACGCAGTTGCTATTCAAGGACCAACTGACTTAGTAGTGAAGCTAACTGATCAAATGGAGATTCTTCATACAAGGGAATTGGATGGACTTCAAAAGTATATAATTGTAAAAAATGAAAACTCATTAGAACTTGGACGGAATGGAGAGATTACTATCCAACCTGTATCTGCGAGTGAAGTTTGTATGCTTGTGACTAGTGAACAGAAAGGAGGAATCGATGATGTTTTTAAGTAA
- a CDS encoding GntR family transcriptional regulator: MNLNADSTKPIYIQISEWIENEIIADRFQSDEKVHSQYQLADLFNINPATAAKGLTILVEDQILYKKRGLGMFVKPEAKIKILEKRRSETLAHMVRELVMEARRLSVTEEELIQLIKKCEEEQI; the protein is encoded by the coding sequence TTGAATCTAAATGCTGATAGTACGAAGCCTATCTATATTCAAATTTCCGAATGGATAGAGAATGAAATAATAGCCGATCGATTTCAAAGCGATGAGAAAGTACATTCTCAATACCAATTAGCAGACCTCTTCAATATTAATCCAGCAACAGCAGCTAAAGGGTTGACGATACTCGTGGAAGATCAAATTCTTTACAAGAAAAGGGGTCTTGGTATGTTTGTAAAACCAGAAGCCAAAATAAAGATTTTGGAAAAGAGACGAAGTGAAACGTTAGCCCATATGGTTAGAGAGCTTGTAATGGAAGCGAGAAGGCTTTCTGTGACAGAAGAGGAACTTATCCAACTAATTAAAAAATGTGAGGAGGAACAAATTTGA
- a CDS encoding VOC family protein — MKLGQVAVNVENVARAVVFYKDVIGLPLLFEIDGLAFFQCEDTRLLLSRPETAEFDHKSSVLYFKVDNLHGEVARMQEAGALFIDEPHMVAKMDNTETWMAFFKDTEGNTHALMSEI, encoded by the coding sequence ATGAAGTTAGGACAAGTTGCAGTAAATGTAGAAAATGTAGCACGTGCTGTCGTATTTTATAAGGATGTAATCGGATTACCTTTATTATTTGAAATTGATGGTTTAGCATTCTTTCAATGTGAAGATACAAGATTATTATTAAGTAGACCTGAAACAGCAGAATTCGACCACAAAAGCTCAGTATTATATTTTAAAGTGGATAATTTGCATGGAGAAGTTGCACGAATGCAAGAAGCAGGTGCATTATTCATAGACGAACCACATATGGTTGCAAAGATGGATAACACCGAAACATGGATGGCATTCTTTAAAGACACGGAAGGCAATACCCATGCATTAATGAGTGAAATATAA